The genomic stretch AGCCACGTACCTCCTTGATCACCTTGATTTTTGCAGCTGCATCGAATTTCTCTAGCTTAACATCAAACACTGTTTTTTCAGCCTTCTTCTCCTCGGTCTTTGATGCTCCAGCTCCAGCTCCAGCAGCACCAAAATCCATGCCTTCTACCGAAATAGGTTTCATCATGGGATGCTTCAATCTCTCTCTAAGTACAGGGCCAATTTGTTTGCGCTCCTCAGGTGCGAGGCCAGCAATCCGTTCCACAAGCTGAATGATCTTATCGGAAGGCGGGGGTCTAGGGCCATATGGATCATACACAGCAGGGTATTTGTATCTTCTAGGCACCGC from Ipomoea triloba cultivar NCNSP0323 chromosome 12, ASM357664v1 encodes the following:
- the LOC115998312 gene encoding uncharacterized protein LOC115998312 isoform X2, with translation MKLLATFRSSMALRGITGPLQSRSFQPDFVPRDPNAVPRRYKYPAVYDPYGPRPPPSDKIIQLVERIAGLAPEERKQIGPVLRERLKHPMMKPISVEGMDFGAAGAGAGASKTEEKKAEKTVFDVKLEKFDAAAKIKVIKEVRGFTNLGLKEAKDLVEKVPATLKQGVTKEEANDIIEKIKAAGGVAVME